A section of the Paralichthys olivaceus isolate ysfri-2021 chromosome 14, ASM2471397v2, whole genome shotgun sequence genome encodes:
- the LOC109634033 gene encoding uncharacterized protein: MHPIPVSCFSDADVFDCIQRGDVDQCVLFVQNDRSVLRQKGWGGFTPLHYAALHGNRVLVDLFLNNGADPNLTCDAGQTAFHFACRQGNIYIIHQMMQYGADLRLIDVQGKTSLHHAVTGGSIIAVHYLWETGMFRFSDTDMYKVTPLHLAASTGNTEVVRYLLRDHRCAVDAADQQGATALHVAAERGGAEVCWMLLQRTGCRMLHLKNHSGLTPLDLCKQGKTFRHQQLTKVLRQHFNEPIHHKPRESLVLYYWTLLFPSLSGAAILLIAAMLGGYGGLICSLLFPWLARSIFTQFHRMTTYQRLPNPIYLGTLIAGLSHSLLCFFGKITPSVWPNSALVQMSIMHFSLVLGLFCKVLTQDPGTLDRADADPRFSCIADLVENNQSPHRFCPYCELFQPDHTKHCKLCEVCIKDYDHHCLFLNRCIGRGNHRLFLLFILSMVIAHFLFIASAISYLYDKVPAGSHSLSLWLTLLGEEFWVVVMIVLNAITLLWEAWLLTEQFDAIATGTTTYFRQCETSTRQRSFVQHCVIVLSFLLEGRRRVGSGHMREDKTAIDI, encoded by the exons gctggggtgGTTTCACCCCACTCCACTACGCTGCCCTCCATGGTAACCGCGTCCTGGTCGACCTGTTCCTCAATAACGGAGCTGACCCCAACCTGACATGTGATGCTGGACAGACAGCCTTTCATTTCGCCTGCAG GCAAGGTAACATCTATATCATACACCAAATGATGCAGTATGGAGCTGATTTACGCCTCATAGATGTACAGGGAAAGACGTCCCTGCATCACGCAGTCACTGGGGGCAGCAT TATTGCAGTGCACTATTTGTGGGAGACGGGAATGTTTCGGTTCTCAGACACCGACATGTACAAGGTGACGCCCCTGCACCTGGCTGCGTCCACAGGCAACACAGAGGTCGTCCGCTACTTGCTCAGAGACCAC AGATGTGCTGTGGATGCAGCTGACCAGCAGGGAGCGACAGCGCTTCACGTTGCAGCAGAGAGGGGTGGAGCGGAGGTGTGCtggatgctgctgcagagaacagGCTGCAGGATGCTCCATCTGAAGAATCACAGCGGCCTCACACCACTGGATCTCTGCAAACAGGGGAAAACGTTCAG aCATCAGCAACTCACCAAAGTACTGCGTCAACACTTTAATGAGCCAATACACCACAAGCCCAGAGAGTCTCTTG TTTTATATTACTGGACACTGTTATTTCCATCTCTGAGTGGAGCTGCCATCCTGCTGATAGCAGCCATGTTGGGAGGCTATGGGGGTCTAATCTGCAGTTTGCTCTTCCCCTGGCTGGCCAGAAGTATCTTCACACAATTTCACCGCATGACCACTTACCAAAG GTTACCCAACCCGATCTACCTAGGAACCCTCATCGCTGGCTTGTCCCAttctctgctctgcttcttTGGAAAAATAACGCCCA GTGTGTGGCCAAACAGTGCTCTTGTCCAGATGTCGATTATGCACTTCTCCCTGGTCCTCGGTTTGTTCTGTAAGGTTCTGACCCAGGACCCTGGAACACTGGACAGAGCTGATGCAGACCCTCGATTCTCCTGTATAGCTGACCTGGTGGAGAACAACCAGAGCCCTCACAGGTTCTGTCCGTACTGTGAG CTGTTTCAGCCTGACCACACTAAACACTGCAAGCTGTGTGAGGTGTGCATCAAAGACTACGACCATCACTGCCTTTTCCTCAACCGGTGCATTGGCAGAGGCAACCaccgcctcttcctcctcttcatcctgtctATGGTGATTGCCCACTTCCTTTTCATCGCCTCGGCGATAAGTTACCTGTACGACAAGGTGCCCGCAGGCTCCCACAGTCTGTCACTGTGGCTCACATTGTTAGGGGAGGAGTTCTGGGTGGTGGTCATGATCGTTTTGAATGCAATAACGCTTTTGTGGGAAGCGTGGCTGCTGACGGAGCAGTTTGATGCCATCGCCACAGGAACGACCACCTACTTTCGACAGTGCGAGACCTCGACTAGGCAGAGGTCATTCGTGCAGCACTGTGTTATAGTGCTGTCGTTTCTGCTTGAGGGTCGGAGGCGGGTGGGCAGTGGACATATGAGAGAGGACAAAACTGCCATAGATATTTAA